A genomic window from Pantoea phytobeneficialis includes:
- a CDS encoding GMC family oxidoreductase — MSAQKVDADVIIIGSGVMGGLIATQMAKAGKSVIILEAGPRVSRQEIVERFRNSPFKMSLTNIKLQGVGSPYPNPPHIPSTYGDYLQQVGPVKYPTKYLRVVGGTTWHFGSALWRMIPNDFKLNSLYGRGRDWPFGYDELEPWYGKAEHELGVSGVDGQDESGQGGKAWPPRSTPFPMPGLPTSYLFDRLSDLLGKGGYNPVLEPNGRATKPWGKRPMCAGNNNCNPVCPIAAKYDGSMHIDEAERLGAKLLDNAVVYRIEAADDGKITGVWYKKPDGSEHHLTANYFVLAAYGIESPKLLLMSTSEKYPNGIANSSDQVGRNLMGHTGISMNVMMSEDVWPGQGPTELLVYLNNRDGAFRKDFPSYKIKVRNTVPTADYAASLIAKGVLGSKLDAEIRRQSARSLNFAIDFETLPLPENRVTPSKTKKDAIGIPLPEIYYSVTDYWHAGKDEGIKDFHKFAELLNAEILSIDTKYQDRQHIMGTTIMGDDPKNSVVDSNCRTHDHPNMWIAGTSVMPSASCMNPTLTGAALSLRLADHMLKSMQVS, encoded by the coding sequence ATGAGTGCACAAAAAGTCGATGCTGATGTGATCATCATCGGGTCAGGAGTGATGGGTGGCCTGATCGCGACCCAAATGGCGAAGGCCGGTAAATCGGTGATCATCCTTGAGGCAGGACCGCGGGTGTCACGTCAGGAGATCGTCGAGCGCTTCCGTAACTCACCGTTCAAAATGTCACTGACTAACATTAAATTACAGGGCGTGGGTTCACCCTATCCGAACCCGCCGCATATCCCCTCGACCTACGGTGATTATTTGCAACAGGTGGGGCCGGTGAAGTATCCGACGAAATACCTGCGCGTGGTCGGCGGCACTACCTGGCACTTCGGTTCTGCGCTTTGGCGCATGATCCCGAATGATTTCAAGCTCAACAGCCTGTATGGCCGGGGCCGTGACTGGCCGTTTGGTTACGATGAGCTGGAGCCGTGGTATGGCAAAGCGGAGCATGAGCTGGGCGTTTCCGGCGTGGATGGTCAGGATGAGAGTGGACAGGGCGGAAAAGCCTGGCCGCCACGCTCCACCCCGTTCCCAATGCCAGGTCTGCCGACCAGTTACCTGTTTGACCGCCTCAGCGACCTGCTCGGTAAAGGGGGCTACAACCCGGTGCTGGAGCCGAACGGTCGTGCGACCAAACCGTGGGGCAAACGCCCGATGTGCGCCGGTAACAACAACTGCAATCCGGTGTGCCCGATTGCTGCCAAGTACGATGGCTCGATGCATATCGATGAAGCCGAGCGTCTCGGCGCAAAGCTGCTGGATAACGCGGTGGTGTACCGCATTGAAGCGGCGGATGACGGTAAGATCACCGGCGTCTGGTATAAGAAGCCGGATGGCTCCGAACATCATCTGACGGCGAACTACTTTGTGTTGGCGGCTTACGGTATTGAATCGCCAAAACTGCTGTTGATGTCGACGTCAGAGAAGTACCCCAACGGCATTGCTAACTCTTCTGACCAGGTCGGGCGCAATTTGATGGGACACACCGGCATCAGCATGAATGTGATGATGTCGGAAGATGTGTGGCCGGGTCAGGGCCCAACCGAACTGCTGGTCTATCTGAACAATCGTGATGGCGCGTTCCGCAAGGATTTCCCCAGCTACAAGATCAAGGTGCGTAATACGGTGCCGACCGCCGATTATGCCGCGTCGCTGATCGCAAAAGGGGTGTTGGGTTCAAAACTTGACGCGGAGATTCGACGTCAGTCGGCACGTTCACTTAACTTCGCCATCGATTTTGAGACCCTGCCGCTGCCGGAAAACCGCGTGACGCCGAGCAAAACCAAAAAGGATGCGATTGGGATTCCGCTGCCGGAAATTTATTACAGCGTGACCGATTATTGGCATGCCGGTAAGGATGAGGGTATTAAGGATTTCCACAAGTTTGCCGAGCTGCTCAACGCGGAAATTTTGTCGATTGATACCAAGTATCAGGACAGGCAGCACATCATGGGCACCACCATTATGGGCGATGATCCGAAGAATTCGGTGGTGGACAGCAACTGCCGTACCCACGATCACCCCAATATGTGGATTGCGGGCACCAGCGTGATGCCTTCGGCATCCTGCATGAACCCGACACTGACTGGCGCAGCGCTGAGCTTACGCCTGGCGGACCATATGCTGAAGTCGATGCAGGTGAGTTGA
- a CDS encoding PRD domain-containing protein: protein MKVIKVLNNSLVLIEDGEGKEAIVMGKGIGFNSHVGDLIPREKVEKLFMVQENLPGAEYLNAFAAMPEEIFQMTALVMQMAQQELSHPLRPQIFFTLTDHLMFAVERSRKGIMLQNRVLFEVQRFWPAEFNLAQQVVARLNSQFQLELPPEEAGNIAFHLVNGQSEHSDTSQTLLAMRMLKDIFNIIQYHAWITIDTSSLNYSRFLIHMQFFIQRMFAGQLNHSQGNALLPQIIRQHPRMHRCALVINDYVKKMLEVEMTDDELLWLIVHLVRIAEAPAD, encoded by the coding sequence ATGAAGGTCATTAAAGTCCTGAACAACAGCCTGGTGCTGATCGAGGATGGCGAAGGTAAAGAAGCCATCGTGATGGGTAAAGGCATTGGTTTTAACAGCCATGTTGGTGACCTGATCCCGCGCGAGAAGGTCGAAAAGTTGTTTATGGTGCAGGAAAATCTGCCCGGCGCGGAGTATCTGAACGCCTTCGCCGCCATGCCGGAAGAGATTTTCCAGATGACCGCGCTGGTGATGCAGATGGCGCAGCAGGAACTGAGCCATCCGCTGCGTCCGCAAATCTTTTTTACCCTGACCGACCACCTGATGTTCGCAGTGGAGCGCAGCCGCAAAGGGATCATGCTGCAAAACCGCGTATTGTTTGAGGTACAACGTTTCTGGCCAGCCGAATTTAACCTCGCACAGCAGGTGGTCGCGCGACTCAACAGTCAGTTCCAGCTTGAATTGCCCCCCGAAGAGGCGGGCAACATCGCTTTTCATCTGGTAAATGGTCAGTCGGAGCACAGCGACACCAGCCAGACATTGCTGGCGATGCGCATGCTGAAAGATATCTTCAATATCATTCAGTACCACGCCTGGATCACTATCGACACCTCTTCGCTGAATTACTCACGCTTTTTGATCCATATGCAGTTCTTTATCCAGCGGATGTTCGCCGGGCAGCTCAACCACAGCCAGGGCAATGCATTGCTGCCACAAATCATCCGCCAGCACCCGCGTATGCACCGCTGTGCGCTGGTGATTAATGATTATGTGAAGAAAATGCTGGAGGTTGAGATGACCGATGATGAGCTGCTGTGGCTGATCGTCCATCTGGTGAGGATTGCAGAGGCACCGGCGGATTAA
- a CDS encoding glycoside hydrolase family 1 protein has protein sequence MIYQTQAAFPDGFLWGASTSAYQVEGSWDSDGKGPSVVDMLTHPAGKADFTVASDHYQRMESDVALFAQLGLKAYRFSIAWSRVIPDGDGNVNQEGLNFYRRLVDTLCAHGIEPIVTLYHFDLPWALEQKGGWLNRHTIDAFVRYADVLFLALGNKVRFWLTINEQNTMILHPGAIGTPPGRELPDKKSLYQQSHHMLVAQAQVMQRCHQRLPEAKIGPAINTTSMYAATCRPEDAIAAHNWETLRCWSFLDVAVHGRYNALALRYLQDRGLAPQMLPQDTAQLAAARPDFVAINYYSTATIAASRGDASDVAPRAGDQQIMLGEPGVYRPEENPYTAKTPYGWVIDPVGLRLTLRKVCERYGLPVMITENGIGAPDTLAADGTVDDGYRIDFLRQHIEQIQLALADGVEVIGYFPWSAIDVVSTHQGYAKRYGFIYVNRHEQTLNDLRRIPKRSFYWYQQVIASNGHQLQDTR, from the coding sequence ATGATTTATCAGACACAAGCCGCGTTTCCTGACGGTTTTCTGTGGGGTGCCTCTACCTCGGCTTATCAGGTGGAAGGCAGTTGGGACAGTGACGGCAAAGGCCCGTCGGTGGTGGATATGCTGACCCATCCGGCGGGCAAAGCGGATTTCACCGTCGCCAGCGACCATTATCAACGTATGGAAAGCGATGTGGCGTTGTTCGCCCAGCTTGGCCTGAAAGCCTACCGCTTCTCCATTGCCTGGTCGCGGGTGATCCCCGACGGCGATGGTAACGTTAATCAGGAGGGCCTGAATTTTTATCGTCGCCTGGTGGATACACTGTGCGCGCACGGCATTGAACCGATCGTCACGCTGTACCATTTCGACCTGCCCTGGGCGCTCGAGCAGAAAGGCGGCTGGCTGAATCGTCACACCATCGACGCCTTTGTGCGCTATGCCGATGTGCTGTTCCTTGCGTTAGGCAACAAGGTGCGTTTCTGGCTGACGATTAATGAGCAGAACACCATGATTCTGCATCCCGGCGCCATTGGCACACCGCCGGGGCGCGAGTTACCGGATAAAAAATCACTCTATCAGCAAAGCCATCATATGTTGGTGGCGCAGGCACAGGTGATGCAGCGCTGTCATCAACGACTGCCCGAGGCGAAAATCGGCCCGGCGATCAACACCACCTCAATGTACGCCGCCACCTGTCGCCCGGAGGACGCCATCGCCGCGCACAACTGGGAAACGCTGCGTTGCTGGAGCTTTCTCGATGTCGCGGTACATGGCCGCTATAACGCCCTCGCTCTGCGTTATTTGCAGGATCGTGGCCTTGCGCCACAGATGCTGCCGCAGGATACCGCGCAACTGGCGGCGGCACGCCCGGATTTTGTCGCCATCAATTACTACTCCACCGCCACCATCGCCGCCAGCCGCGGTGATGCCTCCGATGTTGCGCCGCGCGCCGGCGATCAGCAGATTATGTTAGGTGAACCCGGCGTGTACCGGCCAGAGGAGAATCCTTATACCGCCAAAACCCCGTATGGCTGGGTGATTGATCCGGTTGGATTACGTTTAACGCTGCGCAAGGTCTGCGAACGCTATGGCCTGCCGGTGATGATCACCGAAAACGGCATCGGTGCGCCTGACACCCTGGCTGCCGACGGCACAGTCGATGATGGCTACCGCATCGATTTTCTGCGTCAGCATATTGAGCAAATTCAACTGGCGCTGGCCGACGGCGTTGAGGTCATCGGTTATTTCCCGTGGTCAGCGATTGATGTGGTTAGTACCCATCAGGGCTATGCGAAACGCTATGGTTTCATTTATGTTAATCGCCACGAGCAGACGCTGAACGATCTACGGCGCATACCCAAACGCAGTTTTTACTGGTACCAGCAGGTGATCGCCAGTAACGGACACCAATTACAGGACACCCGTTAG
- a CDS encoding beta-glucoside-specific PTS transporter subunit IIABC, translating into MSHNELADEILRLVNGGDNIRTLTHCATRLRMEFNDRAAVNSEQIEKLPGVISVVERGGQFQIVVGNDVQRVFRVLEKATSGNKPTTTPQAKQERGGIVSQIISVISTTFTPVIPAITGAGMIKALLAICKLTGVMNESSPTWQLLNIISDAAFFFLPVLLAYGAALKFECNAILAMTIAGALLHPDLGKMLASGKPVDFLGLPFQLADYAGSVLPIILTVWLMSYIERFAERVSPSIIKFFVKPMIILLVTAPLALVVVGPLGIWLNDVVASGAVIIDRHASWLIPMLMGGLQPFLVITGTAWAMTPIATGQLSKNGFEMINGPGMLASNIAQGAATLCVALKTRNKNLRQLASSAGFTALLGITEPSLYGVTLKLKRPLIAAMIGGGCAGIYAGLSGLVRYAFVSPGLAALPAFIGANPMNIVHALITCVIAIVVTFALTWILGFDDIPDGDTQPLKAAPAPVNLKPGTIISPLRGEMVPLAEVKDDVFSHGLLGQGVAIRPEEGVLRAPVSGKVMTFLPSCHAVGLMSHDGMEVLVHIGLDTVALGGQHFSSSLQVGDEVQAGDELVRFDLAAIAAAGYDLITPVVIINSDEYAVTTAPAAPVDFGQPIMELSLREQAA; encoded by the coding sequence ATGAGTCATAACGAGTTAGCTGATGAAATCCTGCGTCTGGTCAACGGAGGCGATAACATCCGTACCCTGACACACTGTGCCACCCGACTGCGGATGGAGTTCAACGATCGTGCTGCGGTCAACAGCGAGCAGATTGAAAAATTACCCGGCGTGATCAGCGTGGTGGAACGCGGTGGACAGTTCCAGATTGTGGTGGGTAACGATGTACAACGGGTATTCCGCGTACTGGAAAAAGCCACCAGCGGCAACAAACCCACGACCACGCCCCAGGCCAAACAAGAGCGTGGCGGTATCGTTTCTCAAATCATCAGCGTGATCTCCACCACCTTCACCCCGGTGATCCCGGCGATTACCGGGGCCGGGATGATTAAAGCGCTGCTGGCGATCTGCAAACTCACCGGCGTGATGAACGAGAGCAGCCCAACGTGGCAGTTGCTGAATATCATCTCCGACGCAGCGTTTTTCTTCCTGCCGGTGCTGCTTGCCTATGGCGCGGCATTGAAATTCGAATGTAACGCGATTCTGGCGATGACCATTGCCGGCGCGCTGCTGCATCCGGATCTGGGTAAAATGCTCGCCAGCGGCAAGCCGGTGGATTTCCTCGGTTTGCCGTTCCAGCTGGCGGATTATGCCGGTTCGGTACTGCCCATCATCCTTACCGTCTGGTTGATGTCGTACATCGAACGTTTTGCTGAACGTGTCTCACCGTCAATCATCAAGTTTTTCGTCAAACCGATGATTATCCTGCTGGTCACCGCACCGCTGGCGCTGGTGGTGGTCGGCCCGCTGGGCATCTGGCTGAATGATGTCGTTGCCTCCGGCGCGGTGATTATTGACCGTCATGCCAGTTGGCTGATCCCGATGCTGATGGGTGGCTTGCAACCGTTCCTGGTGATTACCGGCACCGCCTGGGCGATGACGCCAATCGCCACCGGTCAACTGAGCAAGAACGGTTTTGAAATGATTAACGGCCCCGGCATGCTGGCTTCTAACATCGCGCAAGGCGCAGCGACCCTTTGCGTAGCGCTGAAAACCCGCAACAAAAACCTGCGTCAGCTCGCGTCTTCCGCTGGCTTCACCGCGTTGCTGGGCATTACCGAACCTTCGCTGTATGGCGTGACCCTTAAGTTAAAACGACCGCTGATCGCGGCGATGATTGGTGGCGGCTGTGCCGGTATCTATGCCGGGTTAAGTGGCCTGGTCCGTTATGCGTTCGTCTCCCCCGGACTGGCCGCGCTGCCTGCCTTTATTGGGGCTAACCCGATGAACATCGTTCATGCCTTGATCACCTGTGTGATTGCGATCGTGGTCACCTTCGCCCTCACCTGGATACTGGGTTTTGACGATATCCCTGATGGCGACACTCAGCCCCTCAAAGCCGCACCGGCACCGGTAAACCTGAAGCCCGGCACCATCATCAGCCCGTTGCGCGGCGAGATGGTGCCATTAGCTGAAGTCAAAGATGATGTGTTCTCCCACGGCCTGCTGGGCCAGGGCGTGGCGATCCGTCCCGAGGAAGGTGTGTTGCGCGCTCCGGTGAGCGGCAAAGTGATGACCTTCCTGCCCTCCTGCCATGCCGTAGGCCTGATGAGCCACGATGGTATGGAAGTGTTGGTGCATATCGGTCTGGATACCGTGGCGCTGGGCGGTCAGCATTTCAGTTCGTCCCTACAGGTGGGCGATGAAGTTCAGGCGGGGGATGAGCTGGTGCGTTTCGATCTGGCAGCGATTGCAGCCGCCGGTTATGACCTGATCACGCCGGTGGTGATCATTAACAGCGATGAATATGCCGTCACCACAGCCCCTGCCGCACCGGTCGATTTCGGCCAGCCGATTATGGAACTCAGTCTCAGGGAGCAGGCCGCATGA
- a CDS encoding M24 family metallopeptidase has translation MTQQYEYRLTRIPAPPTFTDARSVIIPDAVMQQRLAALLQRMNAQQLDYLVIYADKEHGGNFEYLAGFIPRFEEALLVVSAGGSLSYIMGNENLKLVPFARNPGTCLHAPIFSLPNQPMDGDQPLHKLLASCGIGTMSRTGIVGWKLFADLALFDVPAFVADAVFQASGGKQRISNATGLFISPHDGVRIRNRAAEVAFYEYGANLASGSLLNALDAVEIGLSEKAIGQRLAAAGQPNNVISIAATGDRFSHATLYPRDKLIALGDRFSLTVGYKGGLSSRAAYVVTCADDLPAQVADYLTRVAVPYYHTVVSWLERLKCGITGGELYQTVENVLPKERWHWHLNPGHLVADEEWLCSPVSAGSSAVLSSGMLLQIDIIPSVPGYAGCSIEDTVALADAQLQQEIAASYPQVWQRMQARRRYVEQVLHIRLHQDVLLLSNTVGYLRPWLLDKTQALVKAAT, from the coding sequence ATGACGCAGCAGTATGAATACAGGCTCACCCGCATACCGGCACCGCCGACGTTTACGGATGCGCGCTCCGTAATCATCCCGGATGCCGTGATGCAGCAACGTCTCGCTGCACTCCTTCAGCGCATGAACGCACAACAACTGGATTACCTGGTCATTTACGCGGATAAAGAACATGGCGGAAACTTTGAGTATCTCGCCGGTTTTATCCCACGTTTTGAGGAAGCCCTGCTGGTGGTCAGTGCGGGCGGCTCTCTCAGCTACATCATGGGCAATGAGAACCTCAAGCTGGTGCCGTTTGCCCGCAACCCCGGCACCTGCCTGCACGCCCCGATTTTCTCCCTGCCAAATCAACCGATGGATGGCGACCAACCGCTACACAAGCTGCTGGCAAGCTGTGGTATCGGCACCATGAGCCGCACCGGGATCGTCGGCTGGAAATTGTTCGCCGATCTCGCGCTGTTTGATGTCCCGGCATTTGTCGCCGATGCAGTATTTCAGGCTTCCGGTGGCAAACAACGTATCAGCAACGCGACCGGGTTGTTTATCTCCCCGCACGACGGGGTGCGTATCCGTAACCGCGCGGCTGAAGTCGCCTTCTATGAATACGGTGCCAATCTGGCATCGGGCAGCCTGCTCAACGCGCTGGATGCGGTGGAAATCGGCCTGAGTGAAAAAGCCATTGGACAACGGCTGGCCGCCGCAGGACAACCGAACAATGTCATCAGTATCGCCGCCACCGGTGACCGTTTCAGCCATGCCACTCTTTATCCCCGCGACAAATTGATCGCGCTGGGCGACCGCTTTTCCCTGACGGTCGGTTACAAAGGCGGGCTGAGCAGCAGAGCCGCGTATGTGGTGACCTGCGCTGACGATCTCCCTGCGCAAGTGGCGGATTACCTCACACGCGTGGCGGTGCCCTACTACCACACGGTGGTCAGTTGGCTGGAGCGTCTCAAATGCGGCATCACCGGCGGTGAACTGTATCAGACGGTAGAGAATGTGTTGCCGAAGGAGCGCTGGCACTGGCATCTGAATCCTGGGCATCTGGTGGCCGATGAAGAGTGGCTGTGCTCACCCGTCAGTGCAGGGTCCAGCGCGGTGTTAAGCAGTGGCATGTTATTGCAGATCGATATCATCCCTTCAGTGCCGGGTTACGCAGGATGCAGCATCGAAGATACGGTGGCGCTGGCAGATGCACAGCTGCAACAAGAGATTGCGGCGAGCTACCCGCAAGTCTGGCAGCGGATGCAGGCACGGCGGCGCTATGTCGAACAGGTGCTGCATATCCGGCTGCATCAGGATGTGTTGTTGCTGTCGAATACGGTAGGTTATTTGCGCCCCTGGCTGCTGGATAAGACTCAGGCGCTGGTGAAGGCGGCAACCTGA
- a CDS encoding LacI family DNA-binding transcriptional regulator — translation MSTINDVSRLAGVSKATVSRVLSGSRGVKEASRQAVLKAVDELKYRPNVIAQSLFSQSTGCIGVICAQENINQTTGYLYALEKQLSQHQKHLLLRFANNKADVLHALDELSCGLCDDVLIIGARFPLDIQDDNVILVDCAETDWPNSIQFDHGFAAETACNYLISQGKRQIALIYPEAGNAGEQVLSGYKLALENNLLPYNRNLVFMDTPSSSVALQVLLNNASTLNFTALLTANDQEAQQVITQLQAFNKSVPGDIMVFSLAGSVHLPGIPTIPAIEYSLDAMAARIVGWLTRKTQDMLGSCTLRGNLIIPR, via the coding sequence ATGTCTACGATCAACGATGTATCGCGCTTAGCTGGGGTGTCAAAAGCCACAGTTTCTCGGGTGTTGAGTGGTTCGCGCGGAGTGAAGGAAGCCAGCCGTCAGGCAGTGCTCAAAGCGGTTGACGAACTCAAGTATCGACCTAACGTTATTGCTCAGTCACTCTTCAGTCAGTCTACCGGTTGTATTGGCGTCATCTGCGCCCAGGAAAACATCAACCAAACTACCGGCTACCTGTATGCGCTGGAAAAACAACTCAGCCAGCACCAGAAACATCTCCTGTTACGCTTCGCCAACAACAAAGCCGATGTGTTACATGCGCTCGATGAACTGAGCTGTGGCCTGTGCGATGACGTGCTGATCATTGGCGCGCGCTTCCCGCTCGATATCCAGGATGACAATGTGATTCTGGTCGATTGTGCCGAAACTGACTGGCCCAACAGCATCCAGTTTGACCACGGTTTTGCCGCTGAGACCGCCTGTAACTATCTGATCAGCCAGGGTAAGCGCCAGATTGCTTTGATCTATCCCGAGGCCGGTAACGCAGGCGAGCAGGTACTGAGTGGTTATAAGCTCGCACTGGAAAATAACCTCCTGCCCTATAATCGTAATCTGGTGTTTATGGATACGCCCTCTTCATCGGTCGCGCTTCAGGTGCTGCTCAACAATGCCAGTACCCTGAATTTTACTGCGTTGTTGACGGCCAACGACCAGGAAGCACAACAGGTTATTACCCAGCTACAGGCCTTTAATAAATCGGTGCCGGGCGACATTATGGTGTTCAGCCTGGCCGGTTCAGTCCATTTACCGGGCATTCCCACCATTCCGGCCATTGAGTATTCACTGGATGCGATGGCAGCCAGAATTGTTGGTTGGCTGACGAGAAAGACGCAAGATATGTTGGGTTCCTGTACGTTACGCGGAAACTTAATCATTCCGCGCTGA
- a CDS encoding PTS sugar transporter subunit IIB, which translates to MIRIMLCCSAGMSTSMLVRKMKEVAQERGLAVEIDAYGVTEFDEQFARYQVVLLGPQVKYMLKTLADKAASAGIPVQPIEMMDYGMQRGDKVLDFALSLIEAAHE; encoded by the coding sequence ATGATCAGGATTATGTTGTGTTGTTCGGCGGGGATGTCCACCAGCATGCTGGTACGCAAAATGAAAGAAGTGGCGCAGGAACGCGGTCTGGCCGTTGAAATTGATGCGTATGGCGTGACCGAATTTGACGAACAGTTTGCGCGTTATCAGGTGGTGCTGCTGGGACCTCAGGTGAAATACATGCTGAAAACGCTGGCCGACAAAGCGGCAAGCGCCGGGATCCCTGTCCAGCCAATCGAGATGATGGACTACGGTATGCAGCGCGGCGACAAAGTGCTGGATTTCGCGCTTTCGCTTATTGAGGCGGCTCACGAATAA
- a CDS encoding PTS sugar transporter subunit IIC — MSSLYQSMIGVIEKAITPLAGRLGQQKYIIAIRDGFTAALPFMIIGSFMLVFIFPPFSATTTNGFARAWLDFSATYREQLMLPFYLSMGVMTFFISVGIGASLGRQFSLDPVMSGLLAFMAFLLVAAPYSNGTISTAYLSGQGIFTALITAIYSTRVYAWLKHNNITIRLPKEVPTGVARSFEILIPVVVIIGTLHPLNLFIQAQTGMIIPEAIMHLLEPLVSASDSLPAILLSVLLCQLFWFAGIHGALIVTGIMNPFWMANLSANQAALAAGTALPHIYLQGFWDHYLLIGGVGSTLPLAFLLLRSRTTHLRTIGKMGIVPSFFNINEPIMFGAPIIMNPMMFIPFVCVPMVNAILAWTATRMGWLAQVVSLTPWTTPAPIGASWAANWAISPVVMCLICMVMSALMYLPFLRAYERSLMKSEEQKAQEQAATTQSGEKRNEVSVS; from the coding sequence ATGAGTTCGTTATATCAGTCGATGATTGGCGTTATCGAAAAAGCGATCACGCCGCTGGCCGGACGTCTCGGGCAACAGAAATACATCATAGCGATCCGCGACGGCTTTACTGCCGCGCTGCCGTTTATGATTATCGGTTCTTTCATGCTGGTATTTATCTTCCCGCCATTCTCGGCCACCACCACCAACGGCTTTGCCCGTGCCTGGCTGGATTTTTCCGCGACTTACCGTGAGCAACTGATGTTGCCGTTTTACCTCAGCATGGGGGTCATGACCTTTTTTATCTCGGTGGGGATTGGCGCAAGCCTCGGGCGGCAGTTCTCGCTCGATCCGGTCATGTCGGGGTTGCTGGCCTTTATGGCGTTTCTGCTGGTGGCCGCACCTTACTCCAACGGTACTATCTCCACAGCCTATTTATCCGGGCAGGGGATATTTACCGCGTTGATCACCGCGATTTATTCGACGCGGGTTTACGCCTGGCTGAAGCACAACAACATCACCATCCGCTTACCCAAAGAAGTCCCAACCGGTGTGGCTCGTTCTTTTGAAATCCTGATCCCGGTGGTGGTGATCATTGGCACGCTGCACCCGCTCAATCTGTTTATCCAGGCGCAGACCGGGATGATTATTCCCGAAGCGATTATGCATCTGCTTGAGCCGCTGGTGTCGGCGTCTGACTCGCTGCCAGCGATCTTGTTGTCGGTGCTGCTTTGTCAGTTGTTCTGGTTTGCCGGTATTCACGGAGCCTTGATCGTCACCGGGATTATGAACCCATTCTGGATGGCTAACCTCTCCGCTAACCAGGCGGCGCTGGCGGCGGGCACCGCGTTGCCGCACATCTACCTTCAGGGATTCTGGGATCATTACCTGTTGATCGGGGGTGTGGGTTCCACCTTACCGCTGGCTTTCCTGCTGTTGCGCAGCCGCACCACCCATCTGCGCACCATTGGCAAAATGGGTATCGTGCCGAGCTTCTTCAACATCAATGAACCGATAATGTTCGGCGCGCCGATCATTATGAATCCGATGATGTTTATCCCCTTTGTCTGCGTACCGATGGTTAATGCCATCCTCGCCTGGACCGCCACCAGGATGGGCTGGCTGGCCCAGGTGGTGTCGCTCACGCCCTGGACCACACCGGCACCAATTGGTGCATCCTGGGCTGCCAACTGGGCGATCAGTCCGGTGGTGATGTGCCTGATTTGCATGGTGATGTCAGCCCTGATGTACCTGCCTTTTCTGCGTGCGTATGAGCGTTCCCTGATGAAATCTGAAGAACAAAAAGCCCAGGAACAGGCGGCGACAACTCAATCCGGAGAGAAACGTAATGAAGTATCAGTTTCCTGA